In Solanum pennellii chromosome 7, SPENNV200, the following are encoded in one genomic region:
- the LOC107025122 gene encoding uncharacterized protein K02A2.6-like has product MRRSRRGSQAGRRDTCRHMWPSHERFYIGKEDFEIRILLSNYGDRLHSLRPEMSSMSDSRRYDSSTPQRTPCHYSPWPFAAWGMDVIGPIEPTTSTGHKFIVVAIDYFTKWIEATTHKSVTKKVVDDLVKNSFICRFEIPESIINDNDTNLNSDLMRSMCEKFKISNQNSTAYGPQMNGAVEAANENIKRILRKMIDNYKHWQEKLPFALLGYHTTIRTSTGTTPYFLVYGTEDVIPTEVEIPSLRIIQKAKLSDADWIHGQAVNLD; this is encoded by the coding sequence ATGCGTCGAAGCAGGAGAGGCTCGCAAGCTGGTCGAAGAGATACATGCAGGCACATGTGGCCCTCACATGAACGATTTTACATTGGCAAAGAAGATTTTGAGATCAGGATATTATTGTCTAACTATGGAGATAGACTGCATTCGCTACGTCCAGAAATGTCGTCAATGTCAGACTCACGAAGATATGATTCGAGTACCCCCCAACGAACACCATGTCACTATTCACCTTGGCCGTTCGCAGCATGGGGCATGGATGTCATTGGTCCAATCGAGCCAACAACATCTACCGGCCACAAATTCATTGTTGTCGCaattgattatttcaccaagtggatTGAGGCCACTACCCATAAATCAGTGACAAAGAAAGTTGTGGATGACCTCGTCAAAAATAGCTTTATTTGTAGGTTCGAAATTCCTGAGTCAATCATCAACGACAACGACACCAACCTAAACAGTGACCTAATGAGATCAATGTGTGAGAAGTTCAAGATCAGTAATCAAAACTCTACAGCATACGGCCCACAGATGAACGGGGCTGTTGAGGCAGCGAACGAAAACATCAAAAGGATATTGCGCAAGATGATTGATAACTACAAACACTGGCAGGAAAAGCTACCTTTCGCATTGCTGGGGTATCATACCACAATCAGAACTTCCACCGGGACTACGCCTTACTTCTTAGTATACGGCACTGAAGATGTGATACCCACCGAAGTAGAGATACCTTCCCTAAGGATCATTCAAAAAGCAAAGCTGAGTGACGCTGACTGGATACATGGTCAGGCAGTGAATTTGGACTAA